A single genomic interval of Candidatus Jordarchaeales archaeon harbors:
- a CDS encoding MFS transporter, giving the protein MKRGDYLTHSSKRLILVLCSASGFIDYLGYGIIVPLLPTYAITLGANEIDLTLIFSSYAIVHLTTVLFFGFLSDRYGRRPFIISGILLLSASFALFPLAKSIQSLIAFRALQGLAASLMWSSISALVADVYKEGRGEKIGFFNAFAASGSIIGPTLGGVLAEISFEAPFLVVAAASFILGCFMALKLEAPATRLPSTPPLSAIRNVLSIRSILFLLIAEAAISSLYGAMEPLLPSYLSSRLLMSTTEIGLAISLSSLMFTVFQPIAGRLSDKYGRRPFIVSGYLALAVSVALIPLASDKFQVYMILCLNGLASAISFAPLIPFVLDSLDEASLKNYGLTSSMFGIAWSSGYSIAPITGGLVAAYLGFSRLFMLQSMLLAIVGLLSIKILQEKSL; this is encoded by the coding sequence GTGAAGCGGGGAGATTACTTGACCCACTCTTCCAAGAGACTAATACTCGTACTGTGCTCTGCTTCTGGATTTATCGATTACCTAGGCTACGGTATAATAGTCCCATTGTTGCCAACGTACGCCATAACGCTCGGCGCAAACGAGATAGACCTAACGTTGATTTTCTCCTCGTACGCCATAGTTCACCTTACGACAGTGCTGTTTTTCGGCTTCCTCTCAGATAGATATGGAAGGCGTCCCTTCATAATTTCAGGCATACTGCTCTTGTCAGCTTCCTTCGCGTTGTTCCCCCTAGCCAAAAGCATCCAGTCCCTCATAGCCTTCAGAGCGCTACAGGGTCTGGCCGCATCACTGATGTGGTCCTCAATCAGCGCCCTCGTCGCAGACGTCTACAAGGAAGGGCGAGGGGAAAAGATAGGCTTTTTCAATGCCTTCGCAGCCAGCGGCTCAATAATAGGGCCAACACTTGGCGGCGTCCTCGCAGAAATAAGCTTCGAAGCCCCATTCCTAGTTGTCGCAGCGGCCTCGTTCATCTTGGGATGTTTCATGGCACTAAAGCTTGAAGCACCTGCGACAAGACTGCCGTCAACGCCCCCACTATCTGCGATAAGGAATGTTCTTTCTATACGCAGCATACTCTTCCTTCTCATAGCGGAAGCCGCCATATCGTCCCTCTACGGGGCAATGGAACCCCTCCTCCCATCCTATCTCAGTAGCCGTCTGCTAATGTCGACGACGGAAATAGGATTAGCAATAAGCTTATCCTCACTTATGTTCACGGTATTTCAACCAATTGCAGGCCGTCTCTCAGATAAGTATGGAAGACGCCCCTTCATAGTCTCAGGATACTTGGCTCTCGCCGTCTCAGTCGCCTTGATACCTTTGGCGAGCGACAAATTCCAAGTATACATGATCCTGTGCCTCAACGGGCTAGCATCAGCCATATCTTTTGCCCCGTTAATTCCTTTCGTCTTGGACTCCCTCGACGAAGCCTCCCTCAAAAACTACGGTTTAACTTCCAGCATGTTCGGCATAGCTTGGAGCAGTGGATACTCAATTGCCCCGATTACAGGGGGACTAGTTGCCGCTTACTTGGGTTTCTCAAGACTCTTCATGCTTCAATCAATGCTGCTGGCCATCGTAGGCCTGTTATCGATAAAAATTCTTCAAGAAAAATCTTTGTGA
- a CDS encoding threonine--tRNA ligase: MRMLLIHADRFSYEVTEKTPLAEDVEEEAKKGFSEDCLVVFSTVERGDEKNVDDVISQAVEEIRRVAEQVGAKRIVVYPYAHLSPNLSDPDTAVKVLKGVSEALSKHYSVTRAPFGYYKSFNLVCKGHPLSELSREVRPREEAKAVKGVKRFVVVTQSGEEMSPEEYLAVASRDEFAVLVEREALGKGGGTLQEEPEFISVVKKFQMNWEEFSDRGHMRFGPAGDLLFSLVAEYSSQIVRELGIPVYFVRGTNMFDLSRKPVREHAELFGDRLYQLEVDRRMYVMRYAACHQQFSMLKDWVISYKNLPFGVFEVADSYRLEQSGELLLCFRTRKLHMPDLHIVCRDEKEAWEWLHKVNERIFKEMECLGRNYEVLVNLTSEEFYRRNKAEILKLVEGREKNLLLCFYPPGANYYWSINVEYHILDELGRPREIGTVQMDFGNSKRFGIKYTDVDGSEKYPYIIHTAIIGSIERYLYTLFDTAIKMKREGKAPMLPVWLSPVQVRLIPVSDRHIEYSEKVADELKEFRVDVDDRGETVSRKVRQAEEEWVPYIVVIGDREVEGGKLRVRVRAERAEREMTLEELRERLRSDIKGKPFKPLPYPKRLSQRPVFAA; the protein is encoded by the coding sequence ATGCGCATGTTGCTGATACACGCTGACAGGTTTTCGTACGAAGTGACCGAGAAGACCCCTCTAGCTGAGGATGTCGAAGAGGAGGCTAAGAAGGGTTTTTCCGAAGACTGCCTCGTTGTATTCTCTACTGTTGAGAGGGGAGACGAGAAGAATGTTGACGATGTAATTAGCCAAGCTGTCGAAGAAATTAGACGCGTAGCAGAGCAGGTTGGAGCCAAAAGAATAGTAGTTTATCCATACGCTCACCTTTCACCAAACCTTTCAGACCCCGACACCGCGGTTAAGGTTCTTAAAGGAGTAAGTGAGGCCCTCTCGAAACACTACTCGGTAACCCGAGCACCTTTCGGCTACTACAAGTCCTTCAACCTTGTATGTAAAGGGCACCCCCTTTCAGAGCTGTCGAGGGAGGTTAGGCCGAGAGAAGAAGCTAAAGCTGTCAAGGGCGTTAAGCGCTTCGTCGTGGTGACCCAGAGTGGGGAGGAAATGAGCCCTGAAGAATACCTAGCCGTGGCGTCTAGAGATGAGTTCGCCGTGCTCGTAGAGCGGGAGGCTCTCGGAAAAGGTGGAGGCACCCTTCAAGAGGAGCCTGAGTTCATATCTGTTGTCAAGAAGTTCCAGATGAACTGGGAGGAGTTCTCTGACAGAGGACACATGAGGTTTGGTCCGGCGGGAGACCTACTTTTCAGCCTAGTTGCCGAATACTCGAGCCAAATAGTCAGGGAGCTGGGCATACCAGTGTACTTTGTCAGGGGCACTAACATGTTCGACTTATCTAGAAAGCCTGTGAGGGAGCATGCTGAGCTTTTCGGCGACAGGCTCTACCAGCTTGAGGTAGACAGGAGGATGTACGTTATGAGGTACGCCGCCTGCCACCAGCAGTTCTCCATGCTTAAAGACTGGGTTATAAGCTACAAGAACCTTCCCTTTGGGGTTTTCGAGGTAGCCGACAGCTACAGGCTTGAGCAGAGCGGCGAGCTCCTACTGTGCTTTAGGACTCGTAAGCTTCACATGCCAGACTTGCACATAGTTTGTCGCGACGAAAAGGAAGCCTGGGAGTGGCTTCACAAGGTGAACGAGAGAATATTCAAGGAAATGGAGTGTCTCGGTCGGAACTACGAAGTTCTGGTGAACCTGACCTCAGAGGAGTTCTACAGGCGAAATAAGGCTGAAATATTAAAGCTAGTGGAGGGCCGTGAGAAAAACCTCCTCCTCTGCTTCTATCCCCCCGGAGCAAACTACTACTGGTCTATAAACGTCGAGTACCACATCTTAGACGAGTTGGGGAGACCTAGGGAGATAGGCACGGTTCAAATGGATTTCGGTAACAGTAAAAGGTTCGGAATAAAGTACACTGACGTTGACGGAAGCGAAAAGTACCCCTACATAATCCACACGGCGATAATCGGCTCCATCGAGCGCTACCTCTACACGCTCTTCGACACAGCGATAAAAATGAAGCGGGAGGGTAAGGCGCCTATGCTCCCCGTCTGGCTGTCTCCAGTACAAGTCAGGTTGATTCCTGTGTCAGATAGACACATCGAGTACTCTGAGAAAGTTGCTGACGAGCTCAAAGAGTTCAGGGTTGACGTAGACGATAGAGGGGAAACTGTAAGCAGGAAAGTGAGACAAGCGGAGGAGGAATGGGTGCCCTACATAGTAGTTATAGGTGACAGGGAGGTTGAGGGGGGAAAGTTAAGGGTTAGAGTTAGGGCTGAACGCGCCGAAAGAGAGATGACTCTCGAAGAGCTAAGAGAACGGTTGAGATCCGACATTAAAGGAAAACCGTTCAAACCATTGCCATACCCTAAACGACTATCTCAAAGACCTGTTTTTGCAGCGTGA
- a CDS encoding UPF0280 family protein, producing MVKVRYTFKRSNVVVVTDSHEAVREAVRSIKRNVTLLEKYLERHPAFFYSLEPVEARKDAPEVAKHMAEAAFETGVGPMAAVAGALADMAVEAMLPKAKVAVVENGGEVSANSERAVTVGILAGSSPLSGKLAFQLSKEDMPLGIGTSSGTVGRGFSFGIADAATVVARNAALADAAATAVGNAVRGKDPERAVQAGLEVAEGIRGVRGALVIVGEHVGMVGKLPKIVRVKGNLVEVVSDVEEYLPPRMV from the coding sequence ATGGTAAAGGTTAGATACACTTTTAAGAGGTCTAACGTCGTTGTTGTGACGGACTCACATGAAGCTGTCAGGGAAGCAGTTAGGTCGATTAAGAGAAACGTCACGCTTCTCGAGAAATACCTTGAACGCCACCCTGCTTTCTTTTACTCACTGGAGCCCGTGGAGGCGCGGAAGGACGCTCCAGAAGTAGCTAAGCATATGGCTGAAGCCGCATTCGAGACTGGAGTTGGACCCATGGCAGCTGTCGCCGGAGCTTTAGCTGATATGGCAGTTGAAGCTATGCTCCCTAAGGCCAAGGTGGCCGTAGTTGAGAATGGGGGTGAGGTTTCCGCAAACTCGGAGAGAGCTGTAACGGTAGGCATCTTAGCTGGGAGCTCGCCGCTTTCTGGGAAGCTTGCTTTTCAGCTGTCGAAGGAGGACATGCCGCTTGGTATTGGTACAAGCTCGGGAACTGTTGGACGTGGCTTCAGTTTTGGAATAGCTGACGCTGCGACTGTGGTTGCTAGGAACGCGGCACTAGCGGATGCAGCGGCAACCGCTGTGGGTAACGCTGTTAGAGGCAAAGACCCCGAAAGAGCTGTTCAAGCGGGGTTAGAGGTGGCTGAGGGGATAAGGGGGGTGCGAGGCGCCTTAGTCATAGTCGGGGAGCATGTCGGCATGGTTGGGAAGCTGCCGAAAATAGTGAGGGTAAAGGGAAACCTTGTTGAAGTTGTTAGTGATGTAGAGGAGTACCTTCCGCCGAGGATGGTTTAG
- a CDS encoding DNA topoisomerase IV subunit A — protein sequence MVEAATILSALSRSWSKVDSVAKKVGASADVVLKMLEELAAEGLVESTVKDGVTFWRLTAAEARRRKMIEREKEEYEKEVELRNKIEENLTLIGKRLYEELLKGEFPSIEIPSRSTSNIVFDEELGQYVLGDKKILRTAKSLGQIRSFSQLIWVMRFVKELIRMGKSSTLRDVYYSSEAFGIKFKDQQESDTCITEVEAVMRIPREDFRIFPEERSAVYGDLVVEYTTPSKYAGKRVTMNENPDGVMIGPHLVNAKFIRTSADKVIAIECGGMFTRFVEEEVHEKFNAILIHTAGQAPRSTRRFIRRLHYELGLPVYIFTDGDPWGAHIAMVIISGSAAAAHLVGLATPSAIWMGVWASDIERYNLPTDKLTEIDIKRCKELLRDPRYQTPFWQKELKKFLELNKKAEQQSFSRYGLTYVVDEYLPQKFKEIDEMKKRGLL from the coding sequence ATGGTTGAGGCTGCAACTATTCTCTCTGCTTTGTCGAGAAGTTGGAGTAAGGTTGACAGCGTAGCTAAGAAGGTTGGAGCTAGCGCTGACGTAGTCCTTAAAATGCTGGAGGAGCTTGCAGCCGAAGGACTAGTTGAGTCTACGGTTAAGGACGGTGTAACCTTCTGGAGGCTCACTGCAGCCGAGGCAAGGCGCAGAAAGATGATAGAGCGGGAGAAGGAAGAATACGAAAAAGAGGTGGAGCTCAGGAACAAAATAGAGGAAAACCTTACGCTTATCGGCAAAAGGCTTTACGAGGAGCTCTTGAAAGGTGAGTTTCCATCGATAGAGATACCAAGCAGGAGCACTTCGAACATAGTTTTTGACGAAGAGCTCGGGCAATACGTTCTGGGGGACAAGAAAATACTCAGAACCGCTAAAAGTCTCGGGCAAATTAGAAGCTTCTCGCAATTAATTTGGGTTATGAGGTTCGTTAAGGAACTCATCAGGATGGGTAAAAGCAGCACGCTAAGAGACGTCTACTATAGTAGCGAGGCCTTCGGTATAAAGTTTAAGGACCAGCAGGAGTCTGACACTTGTATAACTGAAGTAGAGGCAGTTATGAGGATACCGCGCGAGGACTTCAGAATATTCCCCGAGGAGCGGAGCGCCGTTTACGGCGACCTCGTCGTAGAGTATACGACGCCATCCAAGTACGCTGGCAAGAGGGTTACCATGAACGAGAACCCTGACGGCGTAATGATAGGGCCCCACTTGGTGAATGCGAAGTTCATACGCACAAGCGCCGACAAAGTGATAGCCATAGAGTGTGGCGGCATGTTCACGAGGTTCGTTGAAGAAGAAGTTCACGAAAAGTTTAACGCGATATTAATACACACCGCGGGGCAAGCTCCCCGTTCCACTAGGCGCTTCATAAGACGCCTCCACTACGAGCTAGGACTTCCAGTTTACATATTCACGGATGGCGACCCATGGGGGGCGCACATAGCAATGGTGATAATAAGCGGCAGTGCCGCCGCAGCCCACCTGGTAGGATTAGCAACACCCAGCGCTATCTGGATGGGAGTCTGGGCGTCGGACATAGAACGCTACAATCTCCCAACGGACAAGCTTACGGAAATCGACATAAAAAGGTGCAAAGAGCTCCTAAGAGACCCAAGATATCAAACACCTTTCTGGCAGAAAGAACTGAAAAAGTTCCTCGAATTGAACAAGAAGGCGGAACAGCAGTCCTTCAGTAGGTATGGGCTGACGTACGTCGTTGACGAGTATCTCCCCCAAAAATTTAAGGAAATAGATGAAATGAAGAAGAGGGGCTTACTCTAA
- a CDS encoding DNA topoisomerase VI subunit B, which translates to MDAAVETKFEAISPADFFYRNRDIAGFDNPMRALYTAVRELIENSLDACEDGRILPEIFASVEDLGENTFRLTVIDNGIGVPRDNIQSCFGQILYGSKYTHKQARGRFGLGGKMAFLYGQITTHQPLRVISAPIGDEWVYDVTLRIDIQNNKPVLLEWTRRKGKKGWHGLAVEFQIEGDWVRAKRYVLEYVRQTALITPYATITFVDPDGVLYFFPRSVDKMPPPPTEVLPHPRGVDVEQLRRIISETQTRDMVSFLKTHFHRVGKKIAEKFLEEIGISKDKDPKELSPDEIVLLARKMKTYKGFLPPDAKCLSPLGEELLEAGIRKELNPDFVKVVQRPPSSYGGHPFIVEVGIAYGGNVPRSEEIILYRFANKIPLLFDEYKDVSAKVIRSIKWSRYKIKPGMPIAIFVHLVSTNIPFKTAGKEFIADRPEIEVEIRRGILECARALMRFLQKKERVAREKLRLSIYEKFLPLIVRDITVLADEEKEPDYSVLLEKYRRIVGEEAAKEAVEEEELPLLEELEEKGVAAEMDLLVEGGENVGEVSESLGEASLETEAHIEGVEELKVMEESEVLTDNPGVHSEAEFAEEPRRKAAGRRKKKAEEEREEEEAIKKGKKSSSKAKRQHMAPSKSGKETKRARKSKKSEEGGE; encoded by the coding sequence ATGGACGCTGCTGTCGAAACGAAGTTTGAAGCTATTAGTCCAGCAGACTTCTTCTATAGGAACAGAGATATAGCCGGTTTCGACAACCCGATGAGGGCACTGTATACTGCAGTGAGGGAGCTCATCGAAAACAGTCTGGATGCTTGTGAGGACGGAAGGATACTTCCAGAAATATTTGCCTCCGTTGAAGATTTAGGCGAGAACACTTTCAGGCTAACTGTTATAGACAATGGGATAGGCGTACCGAGAGATAACATCCAGAGCTGCTTCGGCCAGATACTTTACGGATCCAAGTACACTCACAAGCAGGCTAGAGGGAGGTTTGGGCTAGGAGGAAAAATGGCGTTCCTCTATGGGCAGATCACGACGCATCAACCTCTTCGCGTGATTTCAGCCCCTATAGGGGACGAATGGGTCTACGATGTAACTTTGAGAATAGACATCCAAAACAATAAGCCGGTTCTTCTCGAGTGGACTCGCAGGAAGGGGAAAAAAGGGTGGCATGGGCTCGCTGTGGAGTTTCAGATAGAAGGAGATTGGGTTAGGGCTAAGCGCTACGTCCTCGAATACGTAAGACAGACAGCCCTAATAACTCCATATGCAACTATAACTTTTGTTGACCCCGACGGGGTTCTGTACTTCTTCCCAAGAAGCGTTGATAAAATGCCACCCCCTCCAACGGAGGTCCTCCCCCACCCACGAGGAGTTGACGTTGAACAGCTAAGACGGATAATAAGTGAGACCCAGACTCGTGACATGGTCTCATTCCTCAAAACGCACTTTCACAGAGTCGGTAAGAAGATAGCTGAAAAATTCCTGGAGGAAATCGGGATAAGTAAGGACAAGGACCCAAAGGAGCTTAGTCCGGACGAGATAGTGCTGTTGGCGAGAAAGATGAAGACTTATAAGGGTTTTCTCCCACCGGACGCCAAGTGTCTCTCACCATTGGGGGAGGAGTTACTGGAGGCGGGCATACGAAAGGAGCTCAACCCGGACTTCGTTAAGGTGGTTCAGCGCCCGCCATCGTCATACGGTGGCCACCCATTCATAGTCGAAGTCGGTATAGCTTATGGTGGAAACGTGCCGCGCAGTGAAGAAATAATCCTCTACAGGTTTGCGAACAAGATCCCCCTCCTTTTCGACGAGTACAAGGACGTCTCCGCTAAAGTGATAAGGTCGATAAAGTGGTCAAGGTACAAGATAAAGCCGGGGATGCCCATAGCGATCTTCGTCCACTTGGTCAGCACCAACATACCGTTCAAGACTGCCGGAAAAGAGTTTATCGCAGACCGTCCAGAGATAGAGGTTGAAATAAGGCGCGGCATTCTGGAATGCGCCCGCGCATTGATGCGTTTCCTCCAGAAGAAAGAACGCGTTGCTAGGGAAAAGCTGAGACTCAGCATATACGAAAAGTTCCTACCATTAATAGTGAGAGACATAACTGTCCTAGCCGACGAAGAGAAAGAGCCGGACTACAGCGTGCTACTCGAAAAGTACAGGAGAATTGTAGGTGAAGAGGCTGCCAAAGAAGCTGTTGAGGAAGAAGAACTGCCCTTACTTGAAGAGCTTGAGGAGAAGGGTGTAGCGGCAGAAATGGATCTTCTCGTTGAAGGTGGAGAAAACGTTGGAGAAGTCAGCGAGTCACTTGGCGAAGCATCTCTTGAAACGGAAGCACACATAGAGGGCGTCGAGGAGCTCAAGGTGATGGAGGAAAGTGAGGTACTCACAGATAACCCCGGAGTGCACTCCGAAGCAGAGTTTGCAGAAGAGCCTCGCAGAAAGGCGGCTGGAAGAAGGAAAAAGAAGGCGGAGGAAGAAAGAGAGGAAGAGGAGGCCATCAAGAAGGGAAAGAAGTCGTCTTCCAAAGCTAAGAGGCAACATATGGCCCCATCCAAAAGCGGTAAAGAAACTAAGCGGGCTAGAAAATCTAAGAAAAGTGAGGAAGGCGGAGAGTGA
- a CDS encoding TOBE domain-containing protein: MKVSARNVFTGRVARVEQDGALTKVWVKVEKVEEVTALITSEAAIELELKEGDEVDVIFKATEVIVVKG, encoded by the coding sequence GTGAAGGTTAGCGCTAGAAACGTGTTCACCGGACGCGTAGCAAGAGTCGAGCAGGATGGTGCTTTGACCAAAGTTTGGGTGAAGGTGGAGAAAGTTGAAGAGGTAACCGCTCTAATAACTAGTGAGGCTGCAATAGAACTTGAACTAAAAGAAGGGGATGAAGTGGACGTGATATTTAAAGCAACGGAAGTCATAGTGGTAAAAGGGTGA
- a CDS encoding molybdenum-dependent transcriptional regulator, with protein sequence MSVKPKVKVWLEYRGESVIGRGGAELLKGINEKGSLSSAARRLGVSYKYAWKYLRRIESKLGIRIVVSTRGGREKGGTRLTEEGKRLLSKYMRFSRFIDNVLKNPEMWEACGLSIPDKNVLHGRVKLVGINGSTAVVKVEVNRPTEIVAAISSMSAEELNLKPGDEVKLLVKATEVAINKEEPL encoded by the coding sequence TTGAGTGTTAAACCCAAAGTGAAAGTTTGGCTTGAATACCGCGGTGAAAGCGTAATCGGAAGAGGGGGGGCAGAGCTGCTGAAGGGGATAAACGAAAAGGGAAGCCTTAGCTCTGCGGCTAGGCGACTTGGCGTCTCGTACAAGTATGCTTGGAAATATCTCAGGAGGATTGAAAGCAAACTCGGCATAAGAATCGTCGTGTCGACTAGGGGTGGGCGTGAGAAGGGGGGAACACGTTTGACCGAGGAAGGCAAGCGCCTACTTTCGAAGTACATGCGCTTCAGCCGCTTCATAGATAACGTCTTGAAAAACCCGGAGATGTGGGAGGCGTGCGGACTTTCAATCCCAGACAAGAATGTTCTTCACGGAAGAGTTAAGCTAGTTGGGATAAACGGCTCGACAGCTGTCGTCAAAGTTGAGGTTAACCGCCCCACGGAAATTGTCGCCGCCATATCTTCCATGTCAGCAGAAGAGCTCAACCTGAAGCCTGGGGACGAAGTAAAACTTCTAGTGAAGGCGACGGAGGTAGCCATCAATAAGGAGGAACCACTCTAG
- a CDS encoding HEAT repeat domain-containing protein has protein sequence MHLQSKIGDRELVKKLVGLLRRPPLNVRECLRFLVRVDPETFTSFLRRLKFPSFYLPLFLARLTSIVGSRSFTLQLVDLMKDADPSLRLIAIVILGEVGDSKLAPYFVEALEDPSIEVRLEAVNALKRLRNESGLHGLVKALRNSDPIVRVAAVRSLELFRKEDVLPHLITTLKDESVDVVYASLKTIREMGLHEAIIHVIPLLNSGEPEIRAEAKRVLESFARRFGFSGNEGEWIELSVNVFNALEDFRRRLKELESALESGDMKTADKCLVELDEFAEELKFQIVKTGGWGLNIFEKEEEKLEELAKELDLMGAERAKALQNLSGVLRELLELKGVVSLEDVPKASFKGRPVIRDEDIVSVFEEMVREGFRGVMDGNRLVSLDFVRKRISELAKVYSRIRTESIAEKVGVSERLLVKMLEELFASGSLQGKIDDANKIVEFQTSNVKRDDHSSMDVVGSTVSGTITRI, from the coding sequence TTGCATTTGCAAAGTAAGATTGGCGATAGGGAGCTCGTTAAAAAGCTGGTTGGCCTGTTAAGGAGGCCCCCTCTGAACGTCCGGGAATGTCTTCGCTTCCTTGTTAGGGTGGACCCGGAGACTTTTACTAGCTTTTTAAGGAGACTTAAGTTCCCCAGCTTTTATTTGCCGCTTTTCCTAGCTAGACTGACCAGTATTGTCGGTAGCCGTTCTTTCACGCTTCAACTGGTTGATTTAATGAAGGATGCAGATCCTAGCCTAAGATTAATAGCCATTGTAATCTTGGGAGAAGTTGGGGACTCAAAGCTGGCGCCATACTTTGTAGAAGCACTGGAAGATCCATCTATAGAAGTTAGGCTGGAGGCTGTTAACGCTCTCAAACGTTTGAGAAACGAGTCGGGTTTACATGGTTTAGTGAAAGCTTTACGTAACAGTGACCCTATTGTGAGAGTTGCGGCTGTTAGATCTCTGGAATTATTTAGGAAAGAGGATGTTTTGCCCCACTTGATCACAACCCTCAAAGACGAGAGTGTAGACGTGGTTTACGCTTCTTTGAAAACCATACGCGAGATGGGGTTGCACGAAGCGATAATACACGTGATACCCCTCTTAAACTCCGGCGAGCCTGAGATTAGGGCTGAGGCGAAGCGTGTTCTTGAGTCTTTTGCGAGAAGGTTCGGTTTTTCCGGCAACGAAGGTGAATGGATTGAACTAAGCGTTAACGTGTTTAACGCGCTAGAGGATTTTAGACGGCGTTTAAAGGAGTTAGAGAGTGCTTTAGAGAGCGGCGACATGAAGACTGCTGACAAATGTCTGGTGGAACTTGATGAGTTCGCCGAGGAACTTAAGTTCCAGATAGTTAAGACTGGGGGATGGGGCCTAAATATTTTCGAAAAGGAAGAAGAAAAACTCGAAGAGCTGGCAAAAGAGTTGGATTTGATGGGAGCTGAGCGGGCCAAGGCTCTTCAAAACCTTAGCGGCGTGCTTAGAGAACTTCTCGAATTGAAGGGTGTTGTCTCTCTTGAAGACGTCCCAAAGGCTAGTTTTAAGGGGCGCCCCGTGATAAGGGACGAAGATATTGTTTCTGTTTTCGAAGAGATGGTGCGGGAGGGCTTTAGGGGGGTTATGGATGGAAACCGTTTAGTCTCCCTCGACTTTGTTCGGAAGAGGATAAGCGAGCTGGCGAAAGTCTACTCGCGCATCCGTACGGAAAGCATTGCTGAGAAAGTTGGTGTAAGCGAAAGGCTTCTGGTTAAAATGCTCGAAGAGTTATTCGCCTCTGGTAGCCTGCAAGGTAAAATAGATGACGCAAACAAAATTGTAGAGTTTCAAACGAGTAATGTTAAAAGGGATGATCACTCCAGTATGGATGTTGTCGGCAGCACAGTTTCTGGCACGATAACACGTATCTAG
- a CDS encoding nitroreductase family protein → MDVFSAIKGRRSIRKYAPTPVARELIEKVVDAGRWAPSSGNTQPVEVVVVTDPEKRAIMADVSGYAKYLKEAPVALVVCINLSRARSRYGELGVTYFAPLDAAVAIQNMMLAAYSLGLGTCWDSVFDKNKVRELIELPENLEPFAIIALGYPSENPNPPPRRPLKEILHWEKYGNQPTD, encoded by the coding sequence ATGGATGTTTTCAGCGCTATTAAGGGTAGGAGAAGCATAAGGAAGTATGCTCCTACACCTGTTGCACGTGAGCTTATCGAGAAGGTGGTTGACGCTGGAAGGTGGGCACCATCCTCGGGGAACACCCAACCAGTTGAGGTTGTAGTAGTCACGGATCCCGAAAAACGGGCTATAATGGCTGATGTTTCGGGATATGCGAAGTACCTGAAAGAGGCACCAGTCGCCCTTGTAGTGTGTATCAATCTTTCCAGGGCTCGGTCCCGTTATGGTGAGCTTGGCGTAACCTACTTCGCTCCCTTAGACGCGGCTGTGGCTATACAGAACATGATGCTTGCTGCATACAGTCTCGGTCTAGGAACCTGCTGGGACTCGGTTTTCGACAAAAATAAGGTTAGAGAGCTCATCGAATTGCCTGAAAACCTGGAACCCTTCGCCATAATCGCCTTAGGATATCCTTCAGAGAACCCGAATCCTCCTCCTCGAAGACCCTTGAAGGAAATTTTGCACTGGGAGAAGTACGGTAACCAGCCTACTGATTGA